A section of the Saccopteryx leptura isolate mSacLep1 chromosome 6, mSacLep1_pri_phased_curated, whole genome shotgun sequence genome encodes:
- the CFL2 gene encoding cofilin-2 — MASGVTVNDEVIKVFNDMKVRKSSTQEEIKKRKKAVLFCLSDDKRQIIVEEAKQILVGDIGDTVEDPYTSFVKLLPLNDCRYALYDATYETKESKKEDLVFIFWAPESAPLKSKMIYASSKDAIKKKFTGIKHEWQVNGLDDIKDRSTLGEKLGGNVVVSLEGKPL; from the exons ATG gctTCTGGAGTTACAGTGAATGATGAAGTCATCAAAGTTTTTAATGATATGAAAGTAAGAAAATCTTCTACACAAGAAGagatcaaaaaaagaaagaaagcagttcTCTTCTGTTTAAGTGATGACAAAAGACAAATAATTGTAGAGGAAGCAAAGCAGATCTTGGTGGGTGACATTGGTGATACTGTAGAGGACCCCTACACATCCTTTGTGAAGTTGCTACCTCTGAATGATTGCCGATATGCTTTGTACGATGCCACATACGAAACAAAAGAGTCTAAGAAAGAAGACCTAGTATTTATATTCTG ggCTCCTGAAAGTGCACCATTAAAAAGCAAGATGATTTATGCTAGCTCTAAAGatgccattaaaaagaaatttacag gtatTAAGCATGAGTGGCAAGTAAATGGTTTGGATGACATAAAGGACCGTTCGACACTTGGAGAGAAATTGGGAGGCAATGTAGTAGTTTCACTTGAAGGAAAACCCTTGTAA